Proteins encoded together in one Solanum lycopersicum chromosome 7, SLM_r2.1 window:
- the LOC101259653 gene encoding uncharacterized protein LOC101259653, translating to MGERKSLSKKKSSKKKRLKVSSKIRKRKSRRNKSKKLSSSEDDSSSSASSDYSSSSQSLSSNSEVDYSRKRRRHSRDMKRVKKRTWRRSSSQDVSEGSPPVKKRKRSNRKSLDYGRKVQKKKRKRHASISSTNSDSRSCSSCQRENSVSSRGRDFKSFSTCRDENNSVNKDTNLQIPRIKSRKKMKEKKIHNEPSTGRRSRSWGPVCSLCDHHSCSCNTTHNGEEYVEESNPKRLRSVITIPAKTHEEEGNEQGPDMLKEEILNKHHDCPSCTNHDNNDLEIKGKLASCSCFPSIQRMQDGNLTIDETFGPTKVDGGLDPHRNIVKEVSHDNGGESGNSDNIANTGIEDLENVLRKKALENLQKFRKEFQTNLKSGAKEKKNGSDINQLSPPKTEVVPYKSLEHGEKDGLALNQDVKFRSKLVTTKEFSHSTEIEINTPVEKNNGKGSGCFEPCVTQLADRSALSQSPEQENHTTEPVLSNEPEPGKLLCSTTVQTYKKENSLASKRNIIKTPVPLRPGVLSTGTSDNLDMEAVNAGIRPTLETSSARSTSDGLASKHQPDETKDASEFEQKTMSVMRGGEMVQVNYKVYIPKRAPALSRRKLNR from the exons ATGGGAGAACGCAAGTCTTTATCTAAGAAAAAATCTTCCAAAAAGAAGAGACTCAAAGTTTCTTCTAAG ATACGGAAGAGAAAAAGCAGAAGAAACAAATCCAAGAAGTTGTCCAGTTCTGAGGATGACTCATCATCTTCTGCTTCCTCTGATTATTCTAGCAGTTCACAGTCTTTGTCCTCCAATTCAGAGGTTGATTATAGTAGGAAAAGGCGTAGGCACTCACGTGATATGAAACGCGTGAAGAAAAGAACTTGGAGAAGATCCTCTAGCCAAGATGTGAGTGAGGGTTCACCCcctgtaaagaaaagaaaaaggtcaAATAGAAAGAGTCTTGATTATGGGAGAAAAGTGCAGAAGAAAAAGCGAAAGAGACACGCTAGTATTAGCTCCACGAACAGTGACTCAAGAAGTTGTTCTAGTTGTCAACGTGAAAACAGTGTTAGCTCCAGAGGTAGAGATTTTAAGAGCTTTTCCACTTGCCGTGATGAAAATAATAGTGTTAATAAGGACACCAATCTTCAGATTCCCAGGATTAAGTCTAgaaaaaagatgaaagaaaagaaaatccaCAATGAGCCAAGCACTGGCAGAAGGAGCAGAAGTTGGGGGCCAGTTTGTTCTTTATGTGACCATCATTCATGTTCTTGCAATACTACTCATAATGGGGAGGAATATGTGGAAGAGAGTAATCCTAAGCGCTTAAGATCTGTTATTACTATTCCAGCAAAGACACATGAAGAAGAGGGTAACGAACAGGGACCAGATATGCTTAAAGAAGAGATTTTGAATAAGCACCATGATTGTCCTTCATGCACAAACCATGACAATAATGACCTGGAAATTAAAGGGAAATTAGCTTCTTGTTCTTGTTTCCCGTCTATCCAAAGAATGCAGGATGGAAATTTGACAATTGATGAAACCTTTGGCCCCACAAAAGTTGATGGTGGTCTGGATCCTCATCGAAATATAGTCAAAGAAGTAAGTCATGATAATGGAGGTGAGAGTGGGAATTCTGATAATATTGCTAATACAGGAATTGAAGATCTTGAGaatgttttaagaaaaaaggCGTTGGAGAACTTGCAGAAATTTCGTAAAGAGtttcaaacaaatttaaaatctgGTGCCAAGGAAAAGAAGAATGGCAGTGATATTAATCAGTTATCCCCTCCAAAGACTGAAGTTGTACCATACAAGTCTCTGGAGCATGGGGAAAAAGATGGATTGGCTTTAAATCAAGATGTAAAATTTAGAAGCAAACTTGTAACTACTAAGGAATTTTCTCATTCCACAGAGATTGAGATAAATACTCCAGTCGAAAAGAATAATGGAAAAGGATCTGGTTGCTTTGAGCCGTGTGTTACACAACTTGCTGATAGATCAGCACTCTCACAGAGTCCAGAACAGGAGAACCATACCACTGAACCAGTTCTTAGCAATGAACCTGAACCTGGTAAACTATTATGTAGTACCACAGTACAgacatataaaaaggaaaattcatTGGCTTCCaagagaaacataattaaaacaccAGTTCCCTTGAGACCTGGAGTTCTTAGCACTGGGACCAGCGATAACTTAGACATGGAAGCTGTTAATGCCGGTATCCGTCCCACTTTAGAAACTTCTAGTGCCAGATCCACATCTGATGGACTTGCTTCAAAACACCAGCCTGATGAAACCAAGGATGCCTCTGAGTTTGAACAAAAGACCATGTCTGTAATGAGGGGCGGTGAGATGGTACAG GTAAACTACAAGGTCTACATCCCCAAGAGGGCTCCTGCTCTGTCCAGGAGAAAACTCAATCGGTGA